TTTACCTTTTTTGTAGTTAGTCATATTAATAATTTTCAATTTGGTATAAACACCCCAAAACCTCTTCGGCCGAACATGATTTGGATTCACCAATAAACTAATATTCTCCACAATCCAACCATCAGCCTGCTCAATTAACCACCATTGcaaaatgaaaaatgaagttAAAACAAATGTTAAAAATTCAAACTTCTGTTTATTATGCCAAAAGAGCAATGCAAAaactttttataaattttgtcAGTGAACTAACAGAGCAATAACTGTAAAGCTAATAATTACAGAGCATCAATGCAAATCATTTTTGTggttttttcaaaaattataaagTAACCGACTGTGAGGATCgtaattttctatgaaaatatGGATATAAATATAAAAGTAAAGGGATCGCCAAATTTAATCTCGAGAAGCTTCTTGGCATAATCGGAGACGCCGTCGGAGACCAAAACAACCATGTCTTTAGTTGATCCAGTATCCCTTatcgattttcccaaaacccTAACTCCCAAAAGGAACTCATCTCCATAAAGCAGCGTCACGTAAGCTTGTTTCGATGAATATTGAACTTTAGCCCCCAATGCCAACTTGGATTGGATCGTAACCAGAAGAACTAGAAACAGGATCCAGAGTTTTGGGAATTTCATAGTATTTATTTGCTCGAGAAAATGATCCAGATTCTCGAGAAACAACAAAAAATTCGGTTTCTTTTCACTTGTGTTGGATCGAAGGAAGCACTAAAAGTTTATGAATGCAGTGGCGGTTTGGTGAAGCAGGAGCTTCTTCCTTTCTGTATTTTTTTCTCTCTCATTTTAGTTGTCGAACGTTGGAAATATTTTAAGAACGGATACCTAATTTTCTCTTTAATATTTATTTGGTACCTCAATATTTTTGTCGAATTGAGGTTGAATAAAATTCGATttgatataaaaaaataaaaaattaaattttatattaaacaaatcaagttattcgagttaaattttattttgaattttgaattcgaattaaattgaatttttgaattcgaataactcgaatataaaactataatattttacatttttagctTAAACTCTTAAACTTTTTTATTTGTCTCTCAAAACTTTTACTCTCCTCAAATCTTAGCTCTCAATCTACCCAAAATATATTTGCCATCAAAATTTTACTCTctcatttactttttttttaaaattttactccaaaaaaccattaaaattttttatttttctcctaaatttttACTCCCTgtcatttttctcaaaaaacTTTTACTTCCTTCCCATCCACCCCAAACCCATCCccctatttttttaatatttttcctcTAAAATTTTACTCCTCctatttactttccctcaaacttttacttttcaaaattttttattttccccctaaacttttacttctcattctttactcccaaataaaaaatcaaaattatccaaaaaaatccctaaacataaatagtaataattttatttatatctactatttatataaattaaatttcacattttatattatttatattattgaattgtttagtcatattgaatatttatattaaaattgaattattaatgatgCTATAAAATATTCgtcttaaaattttatattggtatcaatttcacattttatctttaaaataacttttattaaaaaatcatatttttacatttaatatatttttaattccaaaatacatagtgacaagaatatgaaaataaactaagcaagcaaagaagctaactcgtatataaaagattaatatataaattatgaaGTGATGAAAGGTAATAAAAGATTTGATTACGAtggacaaattttattacgaTGGGTGATAGTGGTTACAAggactcaaaattattttttaaaatttaactcgaacagaTATATTcaattcgaattccatctcactcgactcgattcgagaaaatttcaaatcaaattaggatgataaaatatgattacttgattaactcgaaattttttcattcaattCGATTCGATCAAACGCTCACCCCTAGCTAAGACTGATTTCAATGATCAATTTGGTATCCGagtttgttcaatttgatacttcaataatttttttccaatttaagcATCTGAGTTTCAGTTTAATGTTATATTTGCTACTCTAGCTTTTCTTATGtcccaaattaaacattaaaacaaaAAGATACTAAATAATATTTTAGTCCTTTATCAAAAAGGTTAAATTAaaagtttgttttatttttaaaaaaatttacattattttatcattattatttaaaGCTTTGACTGAATTGTAAAATCACTTGCAAATCCATCCCTTTTATgtcattttatttttaagtaaattatAGCAAAATGTACAAGATTGCATATCAacctaaaatattatatttaataatttatcatttcatttcaattaaaaccctcatttgtttattattttaatttttataatatatttgttatataaatttttgtgataATATAGTActagtaaaaaataaataaaaatattagttaattatgttttcttaattaaaaattattcccATGTGTTAAGGGTAGGAATCAACAAGGGAGGATGATGATGGTTTTTACTGGTTCACCTAGCTAAATGTGATGCGGAGAGTCATTGTGGACAATAGTCAGAAGGGTAGATGGATAAGAAGGACGTAAAGTAGGGAATAAATGACAGAGAGAGAGATTCAGTCCTCAAATTTGAGAGTCATTGTTGGTTATATAAGGTGGGTTGTAATCTTGAGGAGCCAGGTGTCTTAGTATTATTGGTGACCGGGGGTAATTATAGTAGTTGGTAGACCATGGTAGGTTTGGGCTTAGGTGTGGCTTTTAGGGTGGCGATTAGACAAGCTTTCAATCGTGTTAAAAGAATTAGTGTCTAGCGATTGGTGTCATAAATGATGGTTTTGTGGGGTCCACACGTGGTTTATGTGCAAGTATGCCTAGATCGAGGGTTTCTCATATCGTGGTTGAGCAAGGTGTTAGGCGAGGAGTTCACACATTCAATGCTTCAAAAGTTGAAAAATGAGGAGTTTTCCCGATGAGTGGGTTTGGTTTTAAAGGAGTGGCATTCTGGGTATATTCTCTAGGGTGTTGACCCTGATCCTTGAGGAATTGTGCGCGAGGGGTTAGGGGTATAACAATTACCCTCTAGTTTAGAGGGAGGTTATAAAAACCTCCCTCTAGACATTGCTATGCGTCAGCTAAGTTCGAAGTGTTCGTTAggattttttaatttgatttgtcTTGGCTTTGGCATATGTAACATACGTTTGGTTTGTATTGTTTCTCCTTTCAATTTGTGCATGCACTTGCATTGGTTGCCATGGGGTACCGTTCATTCTCAAGAAATGAAAAAATTTGTTTCTCTTTTGATATGTCATTTCGTTGTATATATGTTTATTGTCTGTTGATTGTACTTCGTcgcttgttttaaaagcttccttAGTTGAAAAATCCCttataatttttttgatttttttaccGCAAGGATGTTTTATTATAGTTGAAGTGTTTTCAGAGTCAAATTTCTTACTTCttgcttctttctttctttctttctttcgaGTGGTAGTTCTCCGTTTATCTGGTATTGGTTAAACTTCaagttttggtaagtttcttTTATGGATCTTGTTTCTTTGTTGGTAGAGTGAGAATGGTAAGGAGTAACCTATTAggaaatgtgtccatattgtagtaagcatgtaattgttttctatttatttgaataacgaataaataaataaagttaatttcacatttcactgttATGTTTTTCGTGTTTTTGTCTTTCATGTTTTATATGTatagcaaaattgtgacaagaaaatattagttcattgattgtctaaattcaaactgatgataagtggcactgtAATAACTTTTACATTTCAAGAAAGATAACTTACTtcaatagataatctaaacaaatctataatctcgtaaaagaatcaatgtgagtatttgattcaaatatttagaatgattattatgtcgtctacaattccaattggggagatgactagtcttggctattaGAGTAGTTAACTCCATAGTTAGAggcatagatgtattcattggaagAATTATACATTAGACTGGactcaagatgaattaattctgaatctgtttatgaattaattcacttatgacgttcatggtgtgatttacttaAATTTTGAGTTAGCCATTAACCATGCATATGTAACTTATgtactttgatataagtggaggcttatactctaaagatgatcgagcctaTAACCGGTATGTTGAGTACAAAACTTGTGTATGACATGACTTTACTAGAAATAATGGAATTCATagatcaattaaagagttaacaatatcctctcattagcattatgtggattgataaatatagaAAGTGGCCACgtgttgcttgttctcgaacgaacaatttatcacagtcatttgttgacagtgatcatattaaccATTAAGAATACACAATGgtaacaatgagataaaataggattgtattgagcaaacagatttaactcaaaggaatcaaaaatatcatatgagggttacacacacatgacgaggtcattggacaaagtaaTTGGATGAATTGCTATCATAAGAGTATACAATAAAGAGTTTTCAATTgtattaagtaaattgtgaattatcggaatgatgcttctggacataattgtaattattaaaacctaattgtatatgttcgaTTGGTCTATCTGCTAGTTCAACAAAAGCTCGACCGGACAtcatttgaattagaagaaaatgCTATGacttttgaaataatttaattgagtcaatttattcgatatggaattaaattaggtggtcattagaattgttcaactagagaatttaattaaagaattttcttgaaaaaataatttggaaaatcttagtgtgatttttgggaaaattaattttgatcaagtaaaattaaattaatcaatttaatcaatttaattaaaattaatatgatatttttgaaaattaattttcaagtcaaacaattgacCCAATAGGTAATTGAACTTAAAAATTAGACTTAGGATAAAAAATTGGGCTCGGGAACCCAAAACTGAGACCGAGATCGAGACCTAAAACAGGTCGAATCGAGCTTGGTATGTGAAACTAGGTTGATGGTCCAACCAGTGGCTGGATCGGACTGATCAGGCTGTTACTGGCCCAGACTAAGGTTGCCTTTGGTTCAGTAGTTATTGCCAATAAGGTGCAGTTGCTGCTACCAACCTCACTGCACTGCTATTTGGTTCAACATGAAAGTCCAGTGAGAATGCATTTCAACCATACTGGAAGGCTGAAAATTAGCTGAAGATTTCAGCTCCAATGAAAAAAAAAGCAACCCCAATCAACAtagtttttttacaattttaaccttttatttaatatatgtttgtattgttgattttttttaaatagtaGTTATATATATTaccattataaaattaatattaattaattaaaaataaatattttaataaacatattttattaaatgaatttataaatttacctatttttaataattttgtaaaagtaaaataatttaaaaaattctattatatatcatttctaatttaaTGTCCTTATTAGTCATTTTATATTTTCACATCATCGCTACAGCTACGTTTAAATCCAAACAGACACTCCACCATTGTTTCTAATCTCACCGCTACAATATCCAATCTCACTGCTACAGTAACTAATCTCACCGCCACTGCTGTTTTTAACCTCACCGGAAGTAAacacaccgcccatccaaactaaaCCTAAATCGGCAACAACCGAACAGACTCTGGGTGTCGTGAGGGTGTCGCGCCTACACCACTAAGCACTGTGGTACCAGCAGCTGCGACGGTTGCATTCCAGTGGCCGACAAATGGTCAACGGTGGTTATTCTTCGgtggttgagcagtggaagaATTACACTCCTACTGGAGCTCTGCTGGATAATTTAatttcagattaattattccaaaaataatattattttaataaatttaatttaatacttatctcgatagtattttattaattcaatattaaagtgattatattaatattaaattaaatttaatatttatctacaagataaatattctattaatttaatagatttaatattgaatttaatctaatatttattttgataagtataatattaatttaatattaaaatgattttaatcatagttgaactctaaactctcctatataaagagagtcaTGGGTCATTATTTTTCACACACTTGAATTTAAGAAAAAAGTTGCaaagagaaaattctctaaagaaaTTATTTAAGAAAATTTCTAAAGATAATATTCTTCTTATTTACAACTTGGCCTAGAAGATtagagaaattatgaaattaccttaCTGGTAATTCtatagaaaattttctaattcgAAGCGAACCCACACTTGACATATGTGAACTTGAGGATAGCAGAGAAAACTACTCAGTCGAAGCGTTCATCCTAGATTGTTGTCTATTTTAGAAGTTGTTCAACACAATCTTCTTAAATTATTAGGAATTGTCTTCAAGCTTCAACTTGCCAAGAGATCTTTCTTAGAGGGGAGATTAGAATCGATTGAAGAGAGTTGTTGGATCTTGTTCCAAAGGCTTCTTAGGGCGTCTATGCAATTATCCATACTCCATCTTCCATCTTCCATCGTCAGTTTCATCCACCCATCATCTTTTTCATCTCTTCTTTAGTTTTACTTGttgtttattctatttatttactTTCTTGAATTTAATCACTTCAAGTTCTTATTTTTGAGGTTCAAGAATCTAAAAATCCATTTGGTATTAATACTACAACTTTCCATTCAAGTCGGTCTATCTTAAGTCAAATTTGCAACTTGAAAGCTTTTCAATCCTAACCAGTTGAGAGATGGATTCTTAACTATAATCGATTTGTGGGAATCTGTTCTATCTTTAGATGCTATATTATGGGGTATTCGGGATGACTTGATGATTGCACTTGATAGAGGGTCTGACAGATTGATTATTTTATCAGACAATCAAGAGACAGTACAAGCTATACAAGGCAGTTCTACAAAAGCGTCGAATTCTGCTTTGGTTAGAAGAATCCAACTGTTATTAGCTAAAATGTTGCATTGGTCGATTTATCATGTTTCTAGAGAATACAACAAGAAGGTTGATAGTCAAGCTAAAATGTCTGTTGGTAATAATGATGCCCTTCATCTATTTGAAACGCTTCCAAAGGGGCTTGGGCACAACTCTAAGTAGTTTCTCGTAATGTTTTTTATTCACAAAAAAAAAGTAATCAAAACAGGAATAAAGTAATTTTAGAGTGACTATTTAGGTAGTTTACCtaattatttttccatatttctttttaactttttataaattaaatttagaTATTTTTGAGGaagattattttttaataatcaataaaattgtgatagtgtaaaaataaaatggagagataatttttttttcatgttcATCCAAATAAACCACATTTGCCCTGTCAAGTTGTTAATAGTGAGATTATATATGGGTTTTTTGCAGCGACGGTGATTAAACtgtccctttttttttaattacaaagAATTTCAATGGTAACGTTGTTAAGAAAcagacttaaaattttaaattagaaagGTAAAGAAACTAAATAGCTgagaataaaaatatagaaattaaaatctaaatatattaaatgtacaATATTTTTGAGCTTTTATTTTTTACTCTATAAAttactataaaaaaaaattaactgaaCACAAAATGTTGGCGAAACCATACCACAATCTAAAAGTGGCAGGAAGCACACAAATTCTTACAGATTTTTGAACAACTACACTAATTATTTGTTTTCTTCTTCCCCTTAAGAACCGTAAATACCTAGAATTGAACATATCTTTCTTCATGTCTACTTTTTACCATCAAGATCACCTCTCTCAGTTGACATTATCGCTACAAAAAAAATTGTTCGAACTCACTACCATTCACCATATAGTAGGACTATTGAGTAATGGAATAGTAACTGCCATTTCATGGAGAACTTGATGACGCAAAAGCTTCAAAGTTTTTACCTAGTTTCTTGGTTCTTTTCAATCACTTGTACTCTTCCTACTTCCTGCGAAAACAAATGGCCGTCCcggattattttaaaataaatataacacTTTTTGCTACTTTGAAGAAGAAAATGTTATTTGAGAACATGAATGAGTGTGGAGAAATAGAAGAGTTGTTCCACACTTCATCATATTGAATATTAGTTACAGTTACAATAACTTATATGCTAGAGCAAaccaaaaatttttgttttgatataCTATAGAAGTGAGATATTCTATTGAATATTTCTCATCTCAATTTTGATTTTTACTTTTTTGTCATATTACTTAAAAGTACAATGATACTCTCATTGTAATTCATAGAgtgaaaaataactaatcatAAGAGAAGAATGAGCTTTCCTCACCGGAGGTTCTAGCGGCCCTATAAAATCAAGAACATAATTTGGCCACCAAAGGTATTGCAGCTTCATCCAGTTCATCTTCTCCTGCATCTTCTCCTTCACTTTTATCCTCATAAAGCGAGCACAATCGAAGTCCAACCACTCCTTGTAATCGAACAATTCTACAAGCAAGGTGGATGGTGGGTTTAAAGCTTTAAATACCTCTTCTTACTTTATATTCGGTGAGCAGATCCATATATCAGTCCTCTTGAGATGTATTTTCTTGTGAAGCTTGGCTCTATTAGCTTCATCCCAATTTAGTGCATCTCCTATCAAATCAACACAAAGGTTTCCACTCAGGAGGTCTAAATTTTCAAGATCCTCAATACTGAATATATCACCATCACTTTGATAGCACTTAATCTCGTGAGAGAGGTTAAATGACGTATCCCTTTAGGGTAGTAACTCAGACAAGGACATTCGTTAATACAAAGATACCTCAAGTTAATCAGTTTCCCCATTCCAACTGCCAGTTTCTTAAGATCCAAGCAACCTCGAAGATTCAAAGATTGTAAATTAATCAACTCACAAACTGATTAATTCAGGTAATTTTTCTAACCCCGAACAAGAAATCAAGCTAAGGTACCTCAAGTGAATCAAATTTTTCACGCCACCAGCAATTTGTTCAGGGCGTAGATGAAGCGAATCAAACTCCAAGAACCTTAGAAGCTTGGATCGGCTGAGCAAATCTTGTAGGGCATCACCGGATGTTTCATCATCGGAGACTACTACAAGGCTTCGCAATTTCTCTATGCGACGAATGGACAAAGGAGAAGAGTCCCAACTTTGAATTACCAACCTCAAATGGCGAACTCTTTTGGACGACATGTCCAATGTAGAATTCCTAGGCACCTCTTCTGTCACAAATCTATGTTCAGTTAAAAACTGAACAAATTCATGTACCATATCATGCATCTTACAAGAAATTATGCTGCCAGAAGTATTTTTTTCAAAAACGTGGAAAAAAGAACGTGTGGCTAAGTACTTAATCTTCCCCTATCAATTCTCTTCTTCTGTCGTCATCAGAGTTCAGATAACCTTGTGCCATCCAACATTGGATCAATTCATCTTTATATATTGTATTGCTATTAGGAAAGATTGCACAATATGATAAACATTGCCTTATGGGTGAGGGCAAATCATAATAACTCAATAATAGAGGTGAAAAAATTTCATGTGCAAAACTTTATTTCCATATCACATTATTTAAAACATTTTGCCACTCTTCTCTTCCTTGTTTATCTTGTAGTAAAACTCCCGAAGTTTTTGCTGCAAGCGGTAAACCTTGACGCTTGTTTGCAATCTTCCTTCCAATGTCTTCCAAAATTTCACGGCTCGCTTGGCTCCTTCCGGTAAATGCTTTTTGAGAAAGTATCAACCAACACATTTCCTCCGATAAAAGTTTTAGACGAAAAACATGAAGCGACTCCATTCGCCTAGCAACTGATTCCTTATCAGTAGTAACTAAAATACTACTCCCAGGCATGCCGTATTTAAAAGCCGCTTTTAGTGGTTCCCAATCTTGATCACGATCCGTCCACACATCGTCAAAAACAAAGAGGAATTTCTCCCTTGTAAGCTTTTCGCTTATTTTACTTAAAATACTTTGCAATGTTGGAGTTGGGAGGGATATTAGTAATCAGGGCCAAGATGATCCAGAATTGCCATTGCAATTTGGGTTTGATCAAAGGGATCCGACGCACAAACCCAGATTGTTTTGGTGAAATGAGTCTGAATTCTATGATCCTTATAAATCAATTGGGCTAGAGCGGTTTTCCCTATCCCTCCCATCCCTACTAAAGTGATAGTGGGAACATTTCTACACTTGTCTTCACATAGCAAAATGCTGATTATCTCTTCTTTCATTGCATCTCGACCAATTAACTCTGAAACAACCACAAAAGTAGTAGTTTCTGGACGTTTGAGTTGCTTAATTTCTCTTTGTATCAACTCAAACTTTAATTTGTCTTCAACAATCTCATCTACTTCTTCATTGATTTCCTTTATTTTGGTAGCAATATTATAACGCCTGGAAACTTGAGAACCGGAAGAAAAGCATGAAACGAAGGGGCATACCTTATACTTACGAACAGAAGCACAGCCAGAAGGATCTGTTTGCAACTGCTGAACTGCAGTTTCCCACCCATCTAATACATCTTCCATGTCATAAGAAACATCTTTGAACTTGTCTAACCATAGTTTAACCCGTTCGTCCACGTAATCTTTCTCCTCTGCATCTTCAAGCTCCAACCGGAGTGCTTTAAAATTGGTTTCAAGCCTTTCCACCTCTTTCTCAGCACCTTGCACCAGACTCCCGGCTTCGATTGCTTTATTAATGGTGATTGCAGTCATCTGCTCCAAGATCGCCGAAACAATCGCTTCTTCCATATCTTCAAACAGAGAATTTACACTACACCAAGCAAAGATCGATCTATATAGGAAGTACAAAGTAGAGAGTTGCAGTCGACGTTCAGTGGGTACCTAAAACACTGCGTAAAATTGATTTTGAGGTATGGATACTGCAAAAACGGTGAATTTAtgaataattagataaatatataaaataatatgtcaaaaaagtttgtgaatttttgaaaatacataaataaatcttTTCGTAATTGCATTCAAATAAATCTGTTAATAGGAGAAGTACACAGCATAGGTTGTACACCTTGCCCATTCACTATAAATTTGGCTTTGAAAACACACCACTAATTTCTTCAAAGCCAACCACCATGTCCCcataacattaataaaaatgGACTAGTTACTTCAGTCGCTGCAACGCTACCATCCAacatttcttcttctttattaTAAAAATTTGTTGCTGCTGCTTCTGGTATCCGgatttttaatagttttatctttttagatttttattcaattagttGTTTTGTAGAATATTTTTATTTAGGCATAATTGTAAAAAAAGCCCTCAACTTTTGGGGGTTTTTGGATATATGCccctaaccttttttttttttctgaaatcgGCACTTAACATAACGGATTTTTCAGACATCGACCCAGTTGAAACGG
This is a stretch of genomic DNA from Gossypium arboreum isolate Shixiya-1 chromosome 11, ASM2569848v2, whole genome shotgun sequence. It encodes these proteins:
- the LOC128284280 gene encoding putative disease resistance protein RGA3; amino-acid sequence: MEEAIVSAILEQMTAITINKAIEAGSLVQGAEKEVERLETNFKALRLELEDAEEKDYVDERVKLWLDKFKDVSYDMEDVLDGWETAVQQLQTDPSGCASVRKYKVCPFVSCFSSGSQVSRRYNIATKIKEINEEVDEIVEDKLKFELIQREIKQLKRPETTTFVVVSELIGRDAMKEEIISILLCEDKCRNVPTITLVGMGGIGKTALAQLIYKDHRIQTHFTKTIWVCASDPFDQTQIAMAILDHLGPDY